Proteins found in one Thermus islandicus DSM 21543 genomic segment:
- a CDS encoding metallophosphoesterase family protein: MRLGVLSDIHANLPALEAALEALRREGVDEVLLLGDLVGYGPHPREVIHRVWKEGLPAIAGAWDLRVAYPLPGALPEGVGRATLEWTRAQLSERELAYLRSLRLSHRLVFGERRLLAFHGSPGNPEEPLDLLAPARGLWELLSRYRAQVLLLGGRHLPLARRVGAGLLADPGSAGLSLSGEPGADALLLDTETLEARFLKVPYDPGPVIRDLEASGLPPVLAQVYRTGRFPKQG; this comes from the coding sequence ATGCGCCTGGGGGTGCTCTCGGACATCCACGCCAACCTCCCCGCCCTCGAGGCCGCCCTGGAGGCCTTGAGGCGGGAGGGGGTGGACGAAGTCCTGCTCCTTGGGGATCTGGTGGGCTACGGCCCCCACCCCCGGGAGGTGATCCACCGGGTTTGGAAGGAGGGCCTCCCCGCCATCGCCGGGGCCTGGGACCTGCGGGTGGCCTACCCCCTTCCCGGCGCCCTGCCCGAGGGGGTGGGGCGGGCCACCCTGGAGTGGACCCGGGCCCAGCTTTCCGAAAGGGAGCTCGCCTACCTGCGCTCCCTGCGCCTTTCCCACCGCCTGGTTTTCGGGGAGCGTCGGCTTTTGGCCTTCCACGGAAGCCCGGGAAACCCCGAGGAACCCCTGGACCTTTTGGCCCCGGCCAGGGGCCTCTGGGAGCTTCTCTCCCGCTACCGGGCCCAGGTGCTCCTCCTGGGGGGACGCCACCTCCCCTTGGCCCGGCGGGTGGGGGCGGGGCTTTTGGCCGACCCGGGGAGCGCGGGGCTAAGCCTCTCCGGCGAGCCCGGGGCCGACGCCCTCCTCCTGGACACGGAAACCCTCGAGGCCCGTTTCCTTAAGGTCCCCTATGACCCTGGTCCTGTGATCAGGGACCTAGAGGCCTCCGGCCTCCCCCCCGTTCTGGCCCAGGTCTACCGCACCGGGCGCTTCCCCAAGCAGGGCTAG
- the lnt gene encoding apolipoprotein N-acyltransferase, with amino-acid sequence MRAFLKGLLLALALPPFPLGFLAPLLLVPLLKGGFREGFWAGVGFWGLHLFWLPQSFAENFGPWGAVPFLPLVLAKALSWGLLFALTPNVPMRIGGWVLVEWLSEQGELAFPWGPLGSALVEAPGRVLAAWGGVYLLSLLVLLFAWGLRARRLWVLLPWALLWLLPLPPAKPEAKALLVQGNINPLRKFQGELDEAVYLRLTEAGLRAYPEADLVVWPETAVWAIPSGVDRLLGPRPLLTGLNLFGPNRAVLYREGRVLAHYDKTRLVPFGERFPFREALGGVYAFFFRAMGLGELADRVPGEKVAPLGPYGVLICYESAFPAVARALAREGARVLVLLTNDAWFGPSYGGRQHFALGRLRAVETGRWLLRAGNDGITAAIDPWGRVVAAIPPHQEGLLLAPFALREGKTPYVRYGDWAVGLALTLLLLGRILGLRAPGWRNR; translated from the coding sequence GTGCGGGCCTTCCTCAAAGGCCTCCTCCTGGCCCTCGCCCTGCCCCCCTTCCCCTTAGGCTTCCTCGCCCCCCTCCTCCTGGTCCCCCTCCTAAAGGGAGGGTTCCGGGAGGGGTTCTGGGCGGGGGTGGGTTTTTGGGGCCTCCACCTTTTCTGGCTTCCCCAGAGCTTCGCCGAGAACTTCGGGCCCTGGGGGGCGGTGCCCTTCCTACCCCTCGTCCTGGCGAAGGCCCTCTCCTGGGGCCTCCTCTTCGCCCTCACCCCCAACGTCCCCATGCGCATCGGGGGCTGGGTCCTCGTGGAGTGGCTCTCCGAGCAGGGGGAGCTCGCCTTCCCCTGGGGGCCTTTGGGCTCCGCTCTGGTGGAAGCCCCGGGGAGGGTGCTGGCCGCCTGGGGCGGGGTCTACCTCCTCTCCCTCCTGGTCCTCCTCTTCGCTTGGGGGCTTCGGGCAAGGCGGCTTTGGGTCCTCCTCCCCTGGGCCCTGCTCTGGCTCCTCCCTCTCCCGCCCGCAAAGCCCGAGGCCAAAGCCCTCCTGGTCCAGGGCAACATCAATCCCCTGAGGAAGTTCCAGGGTGAGCTGGACGAAGCCGTCTACCTGCGCCTCACAGAAGCGGGGCTTAGGGCCTACCCGGAGGCGGACCTCGTGGTCTGGCCCGAGACCGCGGTCTGGGCCATCCCTAGCGGCGTAGACCGCCTCCTGGGTCCACGCCCCCTCCTCACCGGGCTCAACCTCTTTGGCCCCAACCGGGCGGTCCTCTACCGGGAGGGGCGGGTTCTGGCCCACTACGATAAGACCCGCCTCGTCCCCTTTGGGGAGCGCTTCCCCTTCCGGGAGGCCTTGGGCGGGGTCTACGCCTTCTTCTTCCGGGCCATGGGGCTCGGCGAGCTGGCCGACCGCGTCCCCGGGGAGAAGGTGGCCCCCCTCGGTCCCTACGGCGTCCTCATCTGCTACGAGTCCGCCTTCCCCGCGGTGGCCCGGGCCCTGGCGCGGGAGGGGGCCAGGGTCCTCGTCCTCCTCACCAACGACGCCTGGTTCGGTCCCTCCTACGGGGGCCGGCAGCACTTTGCCCTGGGACGCCTGAGGGCAGTGGAAACGGGGCGCTGGCTCCTCAGGGCCGGGAACGACGGCATCACCGCGGCCATAGACCCCTGGGGCCGGGTGGTGGCGGCCATCCCCCCCCACCAGGAGGGCCTCCTCCTCGCCCCCTTCGCCCTAAGGGAGGGGAAAACGCCCTACGTGCGCTACGGGGACTGGGCGGTGGGCCTCGCCTTGACGCTCCTCCTCCTGGGGCGTATCCTGGGCTTGCGCGCGCCGGGGTGGCGGAACCGGTAG
- a CDS encoding zinc-binding dehydrogenase has translation MKAVVMEARGGPEVLRLAEVPAPEPGPKEVRLRVRAAALNHLDVWVRKGVASPRIPLPHILGSDASGVVEAVGPGVKAFRPGDEVVVNPGISCGLCERCLSGEDNLCPHYEILGEHRPGAYAQYLVVPEANLAPKPKGLSFAEAAALPLAFLTAWQMVVDKLEVRPGDDVLVMAAGSGVSVAAIQIAKLFGGRVIATAGSEEKLRKALELGADEGVNYTHPDWHKEVRRLTGGKGADKVVDHTGALYFEGVIKATANGGRIAIAGASSGYEGTLPFAHVFYRQLSILGSTMASKSRLFPILRLVEAGRLRPVVGQVLPLEAAAEGHRLLEERRVFGKVVLEVA, from the coding sequence ATGAAGGCCGTGGTGATGGAGGCTCGAGGCGGTCCGGAGGTCCTTAGGTTGGCGGAGGTGCCCGCGCCGGAGCCCGGGCCCAAGGAGGTGCGCCTCCGGGTGAGGGCAGCAGCGCTCAACCACCTGGACGTCTGGGTGCGCAAGGGGGTGGCGAGCCCCAGAATCCCCCTTCCCCACATCCTGGGCTCGGACGCCAGCGGGGTGGTGGAGGCGGTGGGGCCCGGGGTGAAGGCCTTCCGCCCGGGGGACGAGGTGGTGGTGAACCCGGGGATCTCCTGCGGGCTCTGCGAGCGCTGCCTTTCGGGAGAGGACAACCTCTGCCCCCACTACGAGATCCTAGGGGAGCACCGCCCAGGGGCCTACGCCCAGTACCTCGTAGTTCCCGAGGCCAACCTGGCCCCCAAGCCCAAGGGCCTCTCCTTCGCCGAGGCCGCCGCCCTCCCCCTCGCCTTCCTCACGGCCTGGCAGATGGTGGTGGACAAGCTCGAGGTGCGCCCCGGGGACGACGTGCTGGTGATGGCCGCGGGCAGTGGGGTGAGCGTGGCCGCCATCCAGATCGCCAAGCTCTTCGGAGGGCGGGTCATCGCCACCGCCGGCTCGGAGGAGAAGCTCAGGAAGGCCCTGGAGCTCGGGGCCGACGAGGGGGTGAACTACACCCACCCCGACTGGCACAAGGAGGTGCGCCGCCTCACGGGGGGCAAGGGGGCGGACAAGGTGGTGGACCACACCGGGGCCCTTTACTTTGAAGGGGTGATCAAGGCCACGGCCAACGGGGGCCGGATCGCCATCGCCGGGGCCTCCTCGGGGTACGAGGGCACCCTTCCCTTCGCCCACGTCTTCTACCGCCAGCTCTCCATCCTGGGCTCCACCATGGCCTCAAAAAGCCGCCTTTTCCCCATCCTGAGGCTGGTGGAGGCGGGAAGGCTCAGGCCCGTGGTGGGCCAGGTGCTCCCCCTCGAGGCGGCCGCGGAGGGGCACCGCCTCCTGGAGGAAAGGCGGGTCTTCGGGAAGGTGGTCCTCGAGGTGGCCTAG
- a CDS encoding NAD(P)/FAD-dependent oxidoreductase → MEHTDVIVIGAGPAGLFAGFYVGMRGLSFRFLDPLPEPGGQLTALYPEKYIYDVAGFPKIYARDLVRGLVEQVAPFHPIYSLGERAETLTREEGLFRVATSLGHTYTAKAVIIAAGVGAFEPRRLGAPGEKELEGRGVYYAVRAKAEFQGKRVLIVGGGDSAVDWALNLLDTAGSITLIHRRPQFRAHEASVQELMRAHEAGRLRVLTPYEVRRLEGDTWVRQAVIFHNQTQEEEALEVDAVLILAGYLTKLGPLAHWGLALEKNKIKVDTTMATSLPGVFACGDIVTYPGKLPLIALGFGEAAIAANHAAAYANPALKVNPGHSSEKAEEKAPA, encoded by the coding sequence ATGGAGCACACGGACGTGATCGTCATCGGCGCGGGGCCGGCGGGGCTTTTCGCAGGGTTTTACGTGGGCATGCGGGGGCTCTCCTTCCGCTTCCTGGACCCCCTGCCCGAGCCCGGGGGGCAGCTCACCGCCCTCTACCCGGAAAAGTACATCTACGATGTGGCGGGGTTTCCCAAGATCTACGCCCGGGACCTGGTGCGAGGCCTGGTGGAGCAGGTGGCCCCCTTCCACCCCATCTACAGCCTGGGGGAGCGGGCGGAGACCCTGACCCGGGAGGAGGGCCTCTTCCGGGTGGCCACCTCCCTAGGCCACACCTACACCGCCAAGGCAGTGATCATCGCCGCCGGGGTGGGGGCCTTTGAGCCCAGGCGCCTCGGGGCCCCAGGGGAGAAGGAGCTGGAGGGCCGGGGGGTTTACTATGCGGTGCGGGCCAAGGCCGAGTTCCAGGGAAAGCGGGTGCTCATCGTGGGCGGGGGGGACAGCGCCGTGGACTGGGCCTTGAACCTCCTGGACACCGCGGGGTCCATCACCCTGATCCACCGCCGCCCCCAGTTCCGGGCCCACGAGGCCAGCGTTCAGGAGCTCATGCGGGCCCACGAGGCAGGCCGGCTCCGGGTGCTCACCCCCTACGAGGTGCGCCGCCTCGAGGGGGACACCTGGGTAAGGCAGGCGGTGATCTTCCACAACCAGACCCAGGAGGAAGAGGCGCTGGAGGTGGACGCGGTGCTCATCCTGGCAGGCTACCTCACCAAGCTGGGCCCCCTGGCCCACTGGGGCCTCGCCCTGGAGAAGAACAAGATCAAGGTGGACACCACCATGGCCACCAGCCTCCCGGGGGTCTTCGCCTGCGGGGACATCGTCACCTACCCGGGGAAGCTTCCCCTCATCGCCCTGGGCTTCGGCGAGGCGGCCATCGCCGCCAACCACGCCGCCGCTTACGCCAACCCCGCCCTCAAGGTGAATCCCGGCCACTCCTCGGAAAAGGCAGAGGAAAAGGCCCCGGCCTAA
- a CDS encoding LabA-like NYN domain-containing protein, with product MRVALFIDGSYMYQAAKRLGWNVDHRRVLTQFATPEQLYNAFYYVPITDPEDERQQRFIDALVFMGYTVRSRLVRGEVRFEAMMATDLLTTAPRWERAIVASGSGDLVHTFQALRAMGKEIYLLGVHELADLELRNQADRFLHLPEWREVLERTLGGRRTYAGYPVEATVEVPPSQAETPGT from the coding sequence ATGCGGGTTGCCCTGTTCATTGACGGTTCCTACATGTACCAAGCGGCGAAGCGCCTGGGTTGGAACGTGGACCACCGGCGGGTCCTCACCCAGTTCGCCACCCCCGAGCAACTCTACAACGCCTTTTACTATGTGCCCATCACCGACCCCGAGGACGAGCGCCAGCAGCGCTTCATAGACGCCCTGGTCTTTATGGGCTACACGGTCCGGAGCCGCTTGGTGCGGGGAGAGGTCCGCTTTGAGGCTATGATGGCCACGGACCTCCTGACCACCGCGCCCCGCTGGGAGCGGGCCATCGTGGCCTCGGGCTCCGGGGACCTGGTGCACACCTTCCAGGCCCTTCGGGCCATGGGCAAGGAGATCTACCTCCTGGGCGTGCACGAGCTTGCGGACCTCGAGCTCCGCAACCAGGCGGACCGGTTCCTCCACCTCCCCGAGTGGCGGGAGGTGCTGGAAAGAACCTTAGGGGGCCGGCGCACCTACGCGGGCTACCCGGTGGAGGCCACGGTGGAGGTGCCCCCCTCCCAGGCGGAGACCCCGGGAACCTGA
- a CDS encoding DUF402 domain-containing protein yields MSFPVAPGERVRVEFYKFPGNGLHYWWEARVVEVREEGVLTLLPQGGVFHHAAKGKAVVLDHDAYVAFFPGAWYSGGPDVRAGRVLEYYWNVQTPAEWTGEAFRQYDLELDVRCRADHTCEVFDREEFLAKRPLYPPEWVARAEEAVEAIFRHMREGRWPVLPPGEPLPWMERI; encoded by the coding sequence GTGAGCTTCCCCGTGGCCCCCGGGGAGCGGGTGCGGGTGGAGTTTTACAAGTTCCCCGGGAATGGGCTCCACTACTGGTGGGAGGCGAGGGTGGTGGAGGTGCGGGAGGAGGGGGTCCTCACCCTGCTGCCCCAGGGAGGGGTGTTCCACCACGCGGCCAAGGGGAAGGCGGTGGTCCTGGACCACGACGCCTACGTGGCCTTCTTCCCCGGGGCCTGGTACTCGGGGGGGCCCGACGTCCGGGCAGGAAGGGTGCTGGAATACTACTGGAACGTCCAGACCCCGGCGGAGTGGACGGGGGAGGCCTTCCGCCAGTACGACCTGGAGCTGGACGTGCGGTGCCGGGCCGACCACACCTGTGAGGTCTTTGACCGGGAGGAGTTTTTGGCGAAGCGCCCCCTCTACCCCCCGGAGTGGGTGGCCCGGGCGGAGGAGGCGGTGGAGGCCATCTTCCGCCACATGCGTGAAGGGCGATGGCCCGTGCTCCCCCCGGGGGAGCCCCTTCCCTGGATGGAGCGCATCTAA
- a CDS encoding YgaP family membrane protein, whose translation MTVNESTADRVIRFVLALVLFYFAFQSASPWNWILGVVAVVLLFTALTGFCALYRLLGISTKR comes from the coding sequence ATGACGGTAAACGAGAGCACCGCCGACCGGGTGATCCGCTTTGTGCTGGCCCTGGTTCTCTTCTACTTTGCCTTCCAGTCCGCCTCGCCCTGGAACTGGATTCTGGGCGTGGTGGCCGTTGTCCTCCTCTTCACCGCCCTCACCGGCTTCTGCGCCCTTTACCGGCTCCTTGGGATTAGCACCAAGCGGTGA
- a CDS encoding tRNA-binding protein, which produces MEPLEAFGFLDLRVGRVIRAEPNEKAKKPSYKLWVDFGPLGVKTSSAQITHLYRPEDLVGRLVVAAVNLGTRVVAGFPSEVLVLGVPDAEGRVVLLAPEREVPLGGRVF; this is translated from the coding sequence ATGGAGCCTTTGGAAGCCTTCGGATTTTTGGACCTGAGGGTGGGCCGGGTGATCCGGGCCGAGCCCAACGAGAAGGCCAAAAAGCCGAGCTACAAGCTCTGGGTAGACTTCGGGCCCTTAGGGGTGAAGACAAGCTCGGCCCAGATCACGCACCTCTACCGCCCCGAGGACCTGGTGGGCCGCCTGGTGGTGGCGGCGGTGAACCTCGGCACCCGGGTGGTGGCCGGCTTCCCTTCGGAGGTCCTGGTCCTGGGGGTGCCGGACGCCGAAGGGCGGGTGGTCCTCCTCGCCCCCGAGCGGGAGGTGCCCCTAGGGGGAAGGGTTTTTTGA
- a CDS encoding SIS domain-containing protein, which produces MASWMRREAEEAPGVVERLLRENEGEVRGLAAFLKRRPPALVLTVARGSSDHAALYAKYLLEARRRWPVLSLAPSVLTLYRARLLLPYPALLLAYSQSGESPDVVETVRAYREAGVLTLALVNREESPLAQAAEVVLPLYAGEEKAVAATKSVLAMMAATAQLLAHLEEGLALREALLALPEALAQALAAEGGWDYLVGVEHLFVLGRGLVYPAALEAALKLKETAGLHAEGLSLAEFLHGPQALLEEGFPVLALVQKDEALEASLRVLEGLKAKGAHLLVLSPEPDALALAHDPLRLPVASAPELTPLLLLQAFYPMAEALARARGLDPDRPRHLAKVTRTR; this is translated from the coding sequence ATGGCCTCCTGGATGCGCCGGGAAGCGGAGGAAGCCCCTGGGGTCGTGGAGCGCCTCCTCCGGGAGAACGAGGGGGAGGTGAGGGGCCTGGCCGCCTTCCTCAAGCGACGCCCACCGGCCCTGGTCCTCACCGTGGCCCGGGGAAGCTCGGACCACGCGGCCCTCTACGCCAAGTACCTCCTCGAGGCCCGCCGCCGCTGGCCCGTCCTTTCCCTTGCCCCCTCGGTCCTCACCCTTTACCGGGCCCGCCTGCTCCTGCCCTACCCCGCCCTCCTCCTGGCCTACAGCCAAAGCGGGGAGAGCCCCGATGTGGTGGAGACGGTGCGGGCTTACCGGGAGGCGGGGGTTCTCACCCTGGCCCTGGTGAACCGGGAGGAAAGCCCCCTGGCCCAGGCGGCGGAGGTGGTGCTCCCCCTCTACGCAGGGGAGGAGAAGGCGGTGGCGGCCACCAAAAGCGTGCTGGCCATGATGGCGGCCACCGCCCAGCTCCTTGCCCACCTCGAGGAGGGCCTGGCCCTGAGGGAGGCCCTCCTTGCCCTGCCCGAGGCCCTGGCCCAGGCCCTGGCCGCCGAGGGGGGGTGGGACTACCTGGTGGGGGTGGAGCACCTCTTTGTGCTGGGGCGGGGCCTAGTCTACCCCGCGGCGCTCGAGGCCGCCCTCAAGCTCAAGGAGACGGCCGGCCTCCACGCCGAAGGGCTTTCCTTGGCCGAGTTCCTCCACGGCCCCCAGGCCCTTCTGGAAGAGGGCTTCCCCGTCTTGGCCTTGGTCCAAAAGGATGAGGCTCTGGAGGCCTCCTTGAGGGTGCTGGAGGGCCTAAAGGCCAAGGGGGCTCACCTCCTTGTCCTCTCTCCCGAACCCGATGCCTTAGCCCTGGCCCACGATCCTTTGCGGCTGCCGGTAGCCTCCGCTCCGGAGCTTACGCCCCTGCTCTTGCTCCAGGCCTTCTACCCCATGGCCGAGGCCTTAGCCCGGGCCCGGGGTCTGGACCCGGACCGGCCCCGGCACCTTGCCAAGGTGACCCGCACCCGCTAG
- the uvrA gene encoding excinuclease ABC subunit UvrA has translation MDRIVIRGAREHNLKNISLELPRGKFIVITGVSGSGKSTLAFDTLYAEGQRRYVESLSSYARQFLGVMDKPEVESIEGLSPAISIDQKTTSHNPRSTVGTVTEIHDYLRLLFARVGQAYCPECGRPIEKQSASEITDRLLMRPPGTRAVLMAPLVRGRKGEYRKLFQQLLKEGYARVRVDGVIYLLEEAQGLNLEKYEKHDIDLVIDRVALREEERPRIAEAVELALLRGEGLLRVLYPDTGEEELFSEKFACPEHGSVLEELEPRIFSFNAPYGACPACSGLGYKQEFDPALIVNPELSLAEGAILPWARGRDTGRSYLWERLRALAEHLAFDLRTPFKDLPEAVQRAVLYGLPEPFEVVFRRGGKETFRVEVHYEGVIPWLEKRYQESDSEGVREVLEGFMSLKPCPVCGGTRYKREVLSVKVAGQNIAEVSALPVREALEFFRTLEKKLPPFQAKIAEPILREIVERLGFLVDVGLDYLTLDRAANTLSGGEAQRIRLATQVGSGLTGVLYVLDEPSIGLHPRDNQRLIATLKRLQALGNTLIVVEHDEETMRAADWIVDMGPGAGIHGGEVVAEGPLEAILQNPRSLTGAYLRGEKRIPVPKERRKGNGKWLVLKGAREHNLKGVTLRIPLGRFVAVTGPSGSGKSTLVHDVLYAALAQRLMRAKTTPGSYEALEGVEHLDKVIEIDQSPIGRTPRSNPATYTGIFDEIRDLFAKTPEARKRGYGPGRFSFNVKGGRCEACGGDGTVKIEMLFLPDLYVPCEVCKGRRYNKETLEVKLRGKSIADVLDMTAEEALDFFQNVPTIARKLQLMVDVGLGYMRLGQPSPTLSGGEAQRIKLATELGRKSTGRTLYILDEPTTGLHFDDVAKLLAVLHRLVDAGNTVVVIEHNLDVVKTADWVIDLGPEGGDRGGEIVAEGTPEEVALTGSPTGAFLAKIPEIAQRLKVAAD, from the coding sequence ATGGACCGCATCGTCATCCGGGGCGCGCGGGAGCATAACCTCAAGAACATCAGCCTCGAGCTCCCCCGGGGCAAGTTCATCGTCATCACCGGGGTCTCGGGCTCGGGCAAGAGCACCCTGGCCTTTGACACCCTGTACGCCGAGGGGCAGCGGCGGTACGTGGAAAGCCTCTCCAGCTACGCTCGGCAGTTCCTCGGAGTGATGGACAAGCCTGAGGTAGAGAGCATTGAGGGGCTCTCCCCCGCCATCTCCATAGACCAGAAGACCACGAGCCACAACCCCCGCTCCACCGTGGGCACGGTGACGGAGATCCACGACTACCTCCGCCTCCTCTTCGCCCGCGTGGGGCAGGCCTACTGCCCCGAGTGCGGCCGCCCCATAGAGAAGCAGTCCGCCAGCGAGATCACCGACCGCCTCCTCATGCGCCCCCCGGGGACCCGGGCCGTCCTCATGGCCCCCCTGGTGCGGGGGAGGAAGGGGGAGTACCGGAAGCTCTTCCAGCAGCTTCTGAAGGAAGGGTACGCCAGGGTGCGGGTGGACGGGGTCATCTACCTCCTGGAGGAGGCCCAGGGCCTCAACCTGGAGAAGTACGAGAAGCACGACATTGACCTGGTCATTGACCGGGTGGCCCTTAGGGAGGAGGAGCGGCCCCGGATCGCCGAGGCGGTGGAGCTGGCCCTCCTCCGGGGAGAGGGGCTTCTCCGGGTGCTCTACCCCGACACGGGGGAGGAGGAGCTGTTCTCCGAGAAGTTCGCCTGCCCCGAGCACGGCTCGGTCCTGGAGGAGCTGGAGCCCCGCATCTTCTCCTTCAACGCTCCCTACGGGGCCTGCCCCGCCTGCTCGGGCCTCGGGTACAAGCAGGAGTTTGACCCAGCCCTCATCGTGAACCCCGAGCTCTCCTTGGCCGAGGGGGCCATCCTCCCCTGGGCCCGGGGGCGGGACACGGGGCGGAGCTACCTCTGGGAGCGCCTTAGGGCCCTGGCCGAGCACCTCGCCTTTGACCTGAGGACCCCCTTCAAGGACCTGCCGGAGGCGGTGCAAAGGGCGGTGCTCTACGGCCTCCCCGAGCCTTTTGAGGTGGTCTTCCGCCGCGGGGGCAAGGAAACCTTCCGGGTGGAGGTGCACTACGAGGGGGTCATCCCCTGGCTGGAGAAGCGCTACCAGGAGTCGGACTCCGAGGGGGTAAGGGAGGTCCTGGAGGGCTTCATGTCCCTAAAGCCCTGCCCGGTTTGCGGGGGCACCCGGTACAAGCGGGAGGTCCTCTCGGTGAAGGTGGCGGGGCAAAACATCGCCGAGGTCTCTGCGCTGCCCGTGCGGGAGGCTTTGGAGTTCTTCCGCACCCTGGAAAAGAAGCTTCCCCCCTTTCAGGCCAAGATCGCCGAGCCCATCCTGCGGGAAATTGTGGAGCGGCTCGGGTTTCTGGTGGACGTGGGCCTGGACTACCTCACCCTGGACCGGGCGGCCAACACCCTCTCCGGCGGGGAGGCCCAGCGGATCCGCCTGGCCACCCAGGTGGGCTCGGGCCTCACGGGGGTGCTCTACGTGCTGGACGAGCCCAGCATCGGCCTCCACCCCCGGGACAACCAACGCCTCATCGCTACCCTGAAGCGCCTCCAGGCCCTGGGGAACACCCTCATCGTGGTGGAGCACGACGAGGAGACCATGCGGGCCGCGGACTGGATCGTGGACATGGGCCCGGGGGCGGGGATCCATGGGGGAGAGGTGGTGGCGGAGGGCCCCCTCGAGGCCATCCTCCAGAACCCGCGGAGCCTCACCGGGGCCTACCTCAGGGGGGAGAAGCGGATCCCTGTGCCCAAGGAGCGCCGCAAGGGAAACGGCAAGTGGCTCGTGCTCAAGGGGGCCAGGGAGCACAACCTCAAGGGGGTCACCCTACGCATCCCCTTGGGCCGCTTCGTGGCGGTCACCGGTCCCTCGGGCTCGGGCAAGAGCACCCTCGTCCACGATGTCCTCTACGCCGCCTTGGCCCAGCGGCTCATGCGGGCCAAGACCACCCCGGGAAGCTACGAGGCCTTAGAGGGGGTGGAGCACCTGGACAAGGTCATTGAGATTGACCAGTCCCCCATCGGCCGCACCCCCCGCTCCAACCCCGCCACCTACACGGGCATCTTTGACGAGATCCGCGACCTCTTCGCCAAGACCCCGGAGGCGAGGAAGCGGGGCTACGGCCCGGGCCGCTTCTCCTTCAACGTGAAGGGGGGGCGGTGCGAGGCCTGTGGCGGGGACGGCACGGTGAAGATTGAGATGCTCTTCCTGCCGGACCTTTACGTGCCCTGCGAGGTGTGCAAGGGGAGGCGCTACAACAAGGAGACCCTCGAGGTGAAGCTCAGGGGGAAGAGCATCGCCGACGTCCTGGACATGACCGCCGAAGAGGCTCTGGACTTTTTCCAGAACGTGCCCACCATCGCCCGCAAGCTCCAGCTCATGGTGGACGTGGGCCTCGGGTACATGCGCCTGGGCCAGCCCTCCCCCACCCTCTCGGGGGGCGAGGCGCAGCGGATCAAGCTCGCCACGGAGCTCGGCCGCAAGTCCACGGGCCGCACCCTCTACATCCTGGACGAGCCCACCACCGGCCTTCACTTTGACGACGTGGCGAAGCTCCTCGCCGTGCTCCACCGGCTGGTGGACGCGGGGAACACGGTGGTGGTCATTGAGCACAACCTGGACGTGGTGAAGACCGCGGACTGGGTCATTGACCTGGGCCCCGAGGGAGGGGACCGGGGCGGGGAGATCGTGGCCGAGGGGACGCCCGAGGAGGTGGCCCTCACGGGAAGCCCCACCGGGGCCTTCCTGGCCAAGATCCCCGAGATCGCCCAAAGGCTCAAGGTGGCCGCGGACTAG
- a CDS encoding TetR/AcrR family transcriptional regulator, which produces MSVREYQKKRRRDRIFQAAMALFRERGFRETTASDIAKAAHVSRGTFFNYFPYKEAVLLDYGSLLLSRLKEEVKRRLAQGADPLEVLHYLFQEVASFTKAEKELVLPLLYELLNPDPIRAKAAFEALPLGDLIAEVLRPLRERGVVRRDLSLERMGRTLADLYFLSALRWAAYTPHRDLGEELKKSLALALEGILERQAKPRRARA; this is translated from the coding sequence ATGTCCGTGAGGGAGTACCAGAAGAAGCGCCGCCGGGACCGGATCTTCCAGGCGGCCATGGCCCTTTTCCGCGAGCGGGGCTTCCGGGAGACCACGGCCAGCGACATCGCCAAGGCGGCCCATGTGTCCCGGGGCACGTTTTTCAACTACTTCCCCTACAAGGAGGCCGTCTTGTTGGACTACGGAAGCCTGCTTCTTTCCCGCCTCAAGGAGGAGGTCAAGCGGCGGCTGGCCCAAGGGGCGGACCCCCTGGAGGTCCTGCACTACCTCTTCCAGGAGGTGGCCTCCTTCACCAAGGCGGAGAAGGAGCTGGTCCTTCCCCTCCTCTACGAGCTTTTGAACCCCGATCCCATCCGGGCCAAGGCGGCCTTTGAGGCCCTGCCCCTGGGCGACCTCATCGCCGAGGTCCTAAGGCCCCTGCGGGAGCGGGGGGTGGTGCGGAGGGATCTTTCCCTGGAGCGCATGGGGCGGACCCTGGCCGACCTCTACTTCCTCTCGGCCCTCCGCTGGGCCGCCTACACTCCGCACCGCGACCTGGGGGAGGAGCTGAAGAAGTCCCTGGCCTTGGCCCTCGAGGGGATCCTGGAACGGCAGGCCAAGCCCAGGAGGGCCAGGGCCTAG